A stretch of Candidatus Bipolaricaulota bacterium DNA encodes these proteins:
- a CDS encoding EamA family transporter gives MNPGIIFALIAAVAFGIWTVFHQLAADKINYLFGAIIVSLTAVVVGLIFLLPKIKTTTLYSNPKGILFAVLAGFCALAIDYFALKAYGSGLAISVAGPIIIGGSIAIAALIGFFMGDSITLMKVLGLLMVIVGSGILASITG, from the coding sequence ATGAATCCAGGAATAATTTTCGCATTAATCGCTGCAGTTGCTTTTGGTATTTGGACAGTCTTCCACCAATTAGCAGCAGACAAAATAAATTATCTATTCGGCGCAATTATAGTTTCATTAACTGCGGTTGTTGTAGGTTTAATTTTTCTACTTCCAAAAATTAAGACAACCACATTATATTCAAATCCTAAAGGAATTTTATTTGCAGTATTAGCAGGATTTTGCGCCTTAGCAATTGATTATTTTGCCCTAAAAGCTTATGGTTCTGGACTTGCTATTTCTGTCGCAGGTCCAATAATAATTGGTGGAAGTATCGCAATTGCGGCTTTGATTGGATTCTTCATGGGAGATTCTATAACATTGATGAAAGTATTAGGATTATTAATGGTAATAGTTGGTTCAGGAATTCTCGCATCTATTACTGGATAG
- a CDS encoding Nif3-like dinuclear metal center hexameric protein, whose protein sequence is MKATQLYQHLEKDFITPEMSDEWTQYMDSVANFLSDNFKKRSMGLVCDFATEINKVYTAVFPSREVMQKILDDGTQDAMLFVHHPSIWDIRKAPEVFQQMDRDLLQQFKDRKISIYNLHVPLDNFGEYSTSVTLAKALGIKSEKSFAPYFGSMCGVFGKSDVATVQDLKKKFQDAVGHEVSLYNYGDHEIKNRTVAIIAGGGNDADMLEDIAKAGVNTFVTGITAKNDHSKKAHDFAEKHKINILGGTHYSTEQFACISMNDYFKKVGLHSEFIEDKPVMEDM, encoded by the coding sequence ATGAAAGCAACCCAACTATACCAACATCTTGAGAAAGATTTTATTACTCCTGAAATGAGTGATGAATGGACACAGTATATGGATTCTGTTGCCAATTTTCTTAGTGATAACTTTAAGAAAAGATCTATGGGATTAGTTTGTGATTTTGCAACAGAAATCAATAAAGTATATACTGCTGTTTTTCCATCAAGAGAAGTTATGCAAAAAATTTTAGATGATGGAACTCAAGATGCAATGCTTTTTGTCCATCACCCATCAATATGGGATATAAGAAAAGCTCCCGAAGTTTTTCAGCAAATGGATAGAGATTTATTACAACAATTTAAAGATAGAAAAATCTCTATTTATAATCTTCATGTGCCTTTAGATAATTTTGGAGAATATTCAACAAGTGTAACTTTAGCAAAAGCATTAGGAATAAAATCCGAAAAATCTTTTGCCCCTTACTTTGGCTCGATGTGTGGCGTTTTTGGAAAAAGTGACGTGGCAACAGTTCAAGATTTAAAGAAAAAATTTCAAGATGCAGTTGGACATGAAGTTAGTTTGTATAATTATGGAGATCATGAAATCAAAAATAGAACTGTTGCAATTATTGCTGGTGGAGGAAACGACGCAGATATGCTTGAAGATATCGCCAAAGCAGGAGTTAATACTTTTGTAACTGGAATTACTGCCAAAAATGATCATTCCAAAAAAGCACATGATTTTGCTGAAAAACACAAAATAAATATTCTTGGCGGAACTCATTATTCTACTGAACAATTTGCTTGTATATCAATGAATGATTATTTTAAGAAAGTTGGGTTGCACTCTGAGTTTATTGAAGATAAACCTGTAATGGAAGATATGTAA
- a CDS encoding amino acid--tRNA ligase-related protein, with product MIPINLKKQIINDDLKFKEVKPSSFNLPKYNPETHYLELTRSEYFHALIILRHYIKNASDYYFGVKQKAKNIDLFMLTPSISSPMGPGSDSEAIPIKFGKYNSNLVDSSQFGFEPLLLNGIDKVYCYLPSMRGECPDKRHLNQFFHCEAEIKGSIDDLIPIIEKYIKFLSETLLTMPNILTRMSLDAEKTLLSLREIVKSQKFPEITFDEAISLLVKSGNEKFVNFTKFGRDLTSAGELKLAEILKFDTPFWIRNFDRDRVPFYQKPIPGDSNKVLNADLIFPPIFEGSFGGEIIGCGQRQDNSKEMYESLSRQNINSEPYEWYINLRKLPKYQVTSGFGLGVERFITWSLCRDDIKDAIPYPRLKNIKTYP from the coding sequence ATGATCCCAATCAATTTAAAAAAACAAATTATAAACGATGACCTAAAATTTAAGGAGGTAAAACCGAGTAGTTTTAACTTACCCAAATATAATCCGGAAACACATTATTTAGAATTAACAAGGAGTGAATATTTTCATGCCCTTATAATTTTAAGACATTATATAAAAAATGCTTCAGATTATTATTTCGGAGTAAAGCAAAAAGCAAAGAATATTGATTTATTCATGTTAACTCCAAGCATTTCATCGCCAATGGGGCCAGGCTCTGATTCAGAGGCTATTCCAATTAAATTTGGAAAATACAATTCAAATTTGGTTGATTCTTCACAATTCGGTTTTGAGCCTCTTTTGTTGAATGGAATAGATAAAGTATATTGCTATCTGCCTTCAATGCGTGGGGAATGTCCGGATAAAAGACATCTTAATCAATTCTTTCATTGCGAAGCGGAGATAAAAGGCAGTATTGACGATTTAATTCCGATTATAGAAAAATATATTAAATTTCTATCAGAAACTTTATTAACAATGCCAAACATTTTAACAAGAATGAGCTTAGATGCAGAAAAAACATTATTAAGTTTGCGTGAGATTGTAAAATCCCAAAAATTTCCAGAAATTACTTTTGATGAAGCTATTTCCTTATTAGTTAAGTCTGGCAATGAAAAATTTGTAAATTTTACTAAATTTGGTCGTGATTTAACTTCTGCTGGTGAGTTAAAATTAGCAGAAATTCTAAAATTCGATACTCCTTTTTGGATTAGAAATTTTGATCGTGATAGAGTGCCTTTTTATCAAAAACCAATACCGGGTGACTCAAATAAAGTATTAAATGCGGATTTGATTTTCCCGCCAATTTTCGAAGGATCGTTTGGTGGAGAAATTATCGGATGCGGACAACGTCAAGATAATTCAAAAGAAATGTACGAGTCACTTTCTAGACAGAATATAAATTCAGAACCTTACGAATGGTATATAAATTTGCGTAAATTGCCAAAATATCAAGTCACTTCAGGTTTTGGTTTAGGAGTAGAAAGATTTATTACTTGGAGTTTATGCAGAGATGATATTAAAGATGCAATTCCATATCCAAGGTTAAAGAATATTAAAACCTATCCATAA
- a CDS encoding M15 family metallopeptidase — MTLAKYTSIEIKENNELMVDLGALGFLVEPKYFQQGLSTDPRMLLRIETAQKLLKVQKILGKIRLKIWDAFRSRDVQNNIYQKYWAELKTANPDWNDEKLKLEVGKFVSPPYQKDRIPPHTTGGTVDLTLVNESGNELDMGTEFDFFGPEARPFFYEIYKNNTNITNNRRLLREAMEAEGFTLDEDEWWHFDWGNQMWALKSGKPFAFYGEANSNFFPKSPNSA, encoded by the coding sequence ATGACGTTAGCAAAATATACATCTATAGAGATTAAAGAAAACAACGAACTGATGGTTGATTTAGGAGCGCTTGGTTTTCTTGTGGAGCCCAAATATTTTCAGCAAGGGCTTTCCACAGATCCAAGGATGTTACTAAGAATAGAGACAGCACAAAAACTACTCAAAGTGCAGAAAATATTGGGAAAGATTCGTTTAAAAATTTGGGACGCCTTCCGCTCTAGAGATGTTCAAAATAATATTTATCAAAAATATTGGGCTGAACTAAAAACGGCCAATCCAGACTGGAATGATGAGAAATTAAAATTGGAAGTTGGAAAGTTCGTTTCACCTCCATACCAAAAAGATCGAATTCCTCCACATACAACCGGTGGAACAGTCGATTTAACTCTTGTAAATGAGAGTGGAAATGAATTAGATATGGGAACAGAATTCGACTTTTTTGGCCCAGAAGCTAGGCCGTTTTTTTACGAGATTTATAAAAACAATACTAACATCACAAATAATCGAAGATTGTTACGCGAAGCAATGGAAGCGGAAGGCTTTACTTTAGACGAAGACGAGTGGTGGCACTTTGATTGGGGTAATCAAATGTGGGCATTAAAAAGTGGAAAGCCTTTTGCTTTTTACGGAGAAGCAAATAGTAATTTTTTTCCAAAATCGCCTAACAGCGCCTAA
- a CDS encoding S66 peptidase family protein encodes MKPKKIKKGDHIRVIAPVRSLKLLSETNIKEASDRLHKFGFELSFGKHVNEIDEFNSSSIASRLEDLHDAFKDKKVDAILTVIGGYNSNQLLQHIDYELIAKNPKIICGFSDVTALANAITAKTGMITYIGPHFSSWAMKYGFEYSIESFANCCMEKSAYNLGHSKEWSDDPWYLDQEKRDFIPNEGYWIINSGHAIGRIIGGHARCLNALQGTQFWPSLDDSILILEEDAEINPQLFDRQLQSLIQQHDFNGVKGILIGRFQKETKMTRELLEKIISTKSELKNLPIIANVDFGHTTPLATLPIGGSMEISAMANNINIRIIEH; translated from the coding sequence ATTAAGCCAAAAAAAATAAAGAAGGGGGATCATATCCGAGTAATAGCTCCTGTGAGAAGTTTAAAATTATTATCTGAAACAAATATAAAAGAAGCCTCGGACAGATTACACAAATTTGGATTTGAGTTATCTTTCGGAAAGCATGTAAATGAAATAGATGAATTCAACTCTTCTTCAATTGCCTCAAGGCTGGAAGACTTACATGATGCTTTTAAGGATAAAAAAGTAGATGCAATTTTAACGGTGATAGGAGGATATAATTCAAATCAATTACTTCAGCATATTGATTATGAATTAATAGCAAAAAATCCAAAAATTATTTGCGGTTTTTCGGATGTAACAGCCTTAGCAAACGCAATTACCGCCAAAACGGGCATGATAACTTATATTGGACCACATTTTTCCAGCTGGGCTATGAAGTATGGTTTTGAATATTCAATAGAAAGTTTTGCGAACTGTTGTATGGAAAAATCGGCATATAACCTTGGTCACTCAAAAGAATGGAGCGATGATCCGTGGTATTTAGACCAAGAAAAGAGAGACTTCATTCCAAATGAAGGATATTGGATAATAAATTCAGGACACGCAATTGGTAGAATTATTGGGGGACATGCTAGATGTTTGAATGCACTACAAGGAACTCAATTTTGGCCTAGTCTTGATGACTCAATTCTAATTTTAGAAGAGGATGCAGAAATTAATCCTCAACTTTTCGATAGACAATTACAATCCTTGATTCAGCAGCATGATTTTAATGGCGTTAAAGGTATATTAATTGGTCGTTTTCAAAAAGAAACTAAAATGACAAGAGAGTTATTAGAAAAAATAATAAGCACAAAATCTGAATTAAAAAATTTACCAATTATTGCCAATGTCGACTTTGGACACACAACGCCACTGGCAACTTTACCTATTGGTGGAAGTATGGAGATATCGGCGATGGCAAATAATATTAATATAAGAATAATAGAACATTAA
- a CDS encoding GrpB family protein, with the protein MKVVPYDEKWPKIFQAEKELISSKFGGDFLDIQHIGSTAIPTMSAKPIIDIAVLVPSLDDAEKYINPLSAIGYQFFKDRSSVERLFFVKGDPPKFHFSLAQPEKFSYWKRQILFRDYLVQHHDQALEYEALKKSLIEKYPDGRQEYCDGKNEFVQKILMLAENDKN; encoded by the coding sequence ATGAAAGTCGTGCCTTACGATGAAAAATGGCCGAAAATTTTTCAGGCTGAGAAAGAATTGATATCCTCTAAGTTTGGTGGCGATTTTTTAGATATTCAGCATATTGGCAGCACAGCCATTCCAACGATGTCTGCTAAACCGATTATTGATATCGCTGTTTTAGTTCCTTCTCTTGATGACGCTGAAAAATATATTAACCCACTTAGTGCGATAGGATATCAATTCTTTAAAGACCGTTCGTCTGTTGAACGATTGTTTTTCGTAAAGGGTGATCCGCCTAAATTTCATTTTTCGCTGGCTCAGCCTGAAAAATTTTCTTATTGGAAAAGACAAATTTTGTTTAGAGATTATCTCGTGCAACATCATGATCAGGCGCTTGAATATGAGGCATTAAAAAAAAGTTTGATAGAAAAATACCCTGATGGGCGGCAAGAATATTGCGATGGTAAAAATGAGTTTGTACAAAAAATTTTAATGCTCGCTGAAAACGATAAAAATTGA
- a CDS encoding HIT domain-containing protein, translating to MDNCKFCQIADKKAPAKIIYENENVICFLPKEVEVYGHTLIVPKKHYTDLYDIPSDVLCELAKIAQKLTLEYKQKINATGMNLMHASGKDGQQSVFHFHFHFHLLPRFKDDGLNTWPNLAKIEVDTNELWDKLRTG from the coding sequence ATGGATAATTGTAAATTTTGCCAAATTGCCGATAAAAAAGCGCCAGCGAAAATCATCTATGAAAATGAAAATGTAATATGTTTTTTGCCAAAAGAAGTTGAGGTTTACGGACACACTTTAATTGTGCCAAAAAAACATTACACTGATTTGTATGATATTCCGTCAGATGTCCTTTGTGAGTTAGCAAAAATTGCTCAAAAGTTAACACTTGAGTATAAGCAAAAAATTAATGCAACGGGTATGAATTTAATGCATGCAAGCGGAAAGGACGGCCAACAATCAGTTTTTCATTTTCATTTTCATTTTCATTTGCTTCCGAGATTTAAAGATGATGGATTAAATACTTGGCCTAATTTGGCAAAAATTGAAGTTGATACTAATGAGCTTTGGGATAAACTACGAACAGGCTAA
- a CDS encoding cupin domain-containing protein has translation MKIIHKKDILHVDKPEGTKVDYYLRKEYELHYNEQIPKTTQTWHHHETILESIYIVEGELTAEWKLDGKSYKEIVKAGDLIETEDTPHTFTNHTDKIIKFLVIKQVPSGEDKVQLLKTDKVIDE, from the coding sequence ATGAAAATTATACATAAAAAAGATATATTGCACGTTGATAAACCAGAAGGTACGAAGGTGGATTATTACCTTCGCAAAGAATACGAACTTCACTATAACGAACAAATACCCAAAACAACGCAAACTTGGCATCACCATGAAACAATTCTTGAATCTATTTATATTGTTGAAGGAGAGCTTACCGCGGAATGGAAACTTGATGGCAAATCATACAAAGAAATTGTCAAAGCTGGCGACTTAATTGAAACTGAAGATACACCACATACTTTTACTAATCACACTGATAAAATAATCAAGTTTCTTGTTATTAAACAAGTTCCGTCAGGTGAAGATAAAGTTCAGCTATTAAAAACCGACAAAGTAATTGACGAATAG
- a CDS encoding class I SAM-dependent methyltransferase, whose product MKEELKKIIEHENETWSKIFDTELKNTSKEKFSSYWWEDYYQELLTYINGLLTKNNINNVLEAGSGSGKATILLNNRFSKTLLDISPVALKYATYLAEKNSCKNIKNIEGNIFDMPFKSDDFDFVWNIGVIEHYDLKEIDLIFQEMIRVCDRNGVVAVGVPNFYSGPIIKAWILKKIKIFPGYKLDTGKFYNIKAIKNTLKNASKKMGRDIDDIHIEYFGNPLIMETPKFILKSIGRLINRIFRKNKFLILIVCKFKKYD is encoded by the coding sequence ATGAAAGAAGAACTAAAGAAAATAATTGAACATGAAAATGAAACTTGGAGTAAGATTTTTGACACCGAGTTAAAAAATACCAGCAAGGAAAAATTTTCTTCATATTGGTGGGAAGATTATTATCAAGAGCTTTTAACTTATATAAATGGGTTATTAACAAAAAACAATATAAATAATGTTCTTGAGGCTGGAAGTGGTTCGGGCAAGGCAACAATTTTATTGAACAATAGATTTTCAAAAACGCTTCTAGATATTTCGCCAGTCGCCCTCAAATATGCCACCTATCTTGCAGAAAAAAATAGCTGTAAAAATATCAAAAATATTGAAGGCAATATATTTGACATGCCATTTAAATCAGATGACTTCGATTTTGTTTGGAATATTGGCGTCATCGAACATTATGATTTGAAAGAAATTGATCTAATTTTTCAAGAAATGATTCGCGTATGCGATAGAAATGGAGTGGTTGCTGTGGGAGTGCCAAATTTTTATTCAGGCCCAATTATTAAGGCTTGGATACTAAAAAAAATTAAAATTTTTCCTGGCTATAAATTGGATACAGGAAAATTCTATAATATTAAAGCTATAAAAAATACATTGAAAAACGCATCAAAAAAAATGGGTAGAGATATTGACGATATTCATATCGAATATTTTGGTAATCCTTTGATCATGGAAACTCCAAAATTTATATTAAAATCGATAGGTAGACTTATAAATCGAATTTTTAGAAAGAATAAATTTTTAATATTAATAGTTTGTAAATTTAAAAAATATGACTGA
- a CDS encoding HD domain-containing protein yields the protein MNKLTKKNFINIATREINNYNDPSHDINHTLRVLSLAEKIATKEKADLDIVIASAIFHDVIVYPKNHIKRLASSKESSNFAREILIKESLFPKEKIEKTCRAIELCSFTKGVKPNFLEAKILQDADSLEAMGAISIMRTFSSAGQMNKSFYNNIDPFCKKRKPDDHEYAIDLFFTRLLIVSERLHTKTAKTLAKKRLKFLYSFLKQLEFELSQCI from the coding sequence ATGAATAAACTAACAAAGAAAAATTTTATAAATATTGCAACAAGGGAAATTAATAATTATAACGATCCTTCCCATGATATTAATCATACCTTGCGAGTTCTGTCTTTGGCTGAAAAAATAGCAACCAAAGAAAAAGCGGATTTGGATATTGTTATTGCTTCAGCAATTTTTCATGATGTTATAGTATATCCCAAAAATCATATTAAAAGATTAGCTAGTTCAAAAGAAAGTTCTAATTTTGCAAGAGAAATTTTAATCAAAGAAAGTTTATTCCCAAAGGAAAAAATTGAAAAAACTTGCAGGGCAATTGAATTATGCTCTTTTACAAAAGGTGTAAAACCGAACTTTTTAGAGGCTAAAATATTACAGGATGCAGATAGTCTAGAAGCCATGGGAGCTATTTCAATCATGAGAACTTTTTCATCAGCAGGACAAATGAATAAGAGTTTCTATAATAATATCGATCCTTTTTGTAAAAAAAGAAAACCTGATGACCATGAATATGCAATTGATTTGTTTTTTACTAGATTGCTGATTGTTTCCGAGAGACTACATACTAAAACCGCAAAAACATTAGCAAAAAAAAGATTGAAATTTTTGTATAGTTTTTTAAAACAACTTGAATTTGAATTATCCCAATGCATATGA